One genomic window of Moorella glycerini includes the following:
- a CDS encoding carbohydrate ABC transporter permease: MRKYRGLFLFVVPGLALYVIFFVIPLLSVLGLSFTNWNGIAPNFSWVGLNNFKTLIVDDQIFRQAFSNNIKYMLFVVVFQTLFSLIFATILAKNTRLNIFYRALFFLPTIIASVSVAFIWIFVYDPSLGSLNLFLTRIGLGSFIKSWLGDKNIAIYSLAFVQVWAHTGQVMTIFIAGLNSIPQSLYEVARIEGASKWQTFTKVTWPLLAPSATIVVAYTTLQSFKAFDLILAMTNGGPSYATEILSLFIYHEAFNNFKFGYAAASAVLYMIIIAVITILQFRILDASKVTYEG, translated from the coding sequence ATGAGGAAATATCGGGGTTTATTCCTGTTTGTTGTCCCGGGACTAGCTCTGTATGTAATATTTTTTGTTATCCCTTTGCTATCGGTTTTAGGTCTAAGCTTCACCAACTGGAACGGGATTGCACCTAATTTTTCCTGGGTTGGTCTGAACAACTTCAAGACCCTGATAGTAGATGATCAAATCTTTAGGCAGGCTTTTAGCAACAACATAAAATATATGCTCTTCGTGGTTGTTTTTCAAACACTATTCTCCTTGATTTTTGCTACTATCCTAGCTAAAAACACAAGGCTCAATATTTTTTATCGCGCATTGTTTTTCTTGCCAACTATTATCGCCTCAGTTTCTGTAGCCTTTATCTGGATTTTTGTTTATGATCCGAGTCTTGGTTCCTTGAATTTATTTTTAACCAGGATTGGCCTTGGTTCCTTCATTAAGTCATGGCTGGGTGATAAAAATATCGCTATATATAGCCTGGCTTTTGTCCAGGTATGGGCCCATACGGGACAGGTAATGACTATATTTATTGCCGGCCTCAACTCTATTCCCCAATCCTTATACGAGGTTGCCAGGATCGAAGGAGCCAGTAAATGGCAGACTTTTACCAAGGTCACCTGGCCTCTGTTGGCTCCTTCGGCTACGATTGTCGTCGCTTATACTACCCTGCAATCCTTCAAGGCCTTTGACTTGATTTTAGCCATGACAAATGGCGGGCCTTCCTATGCTACGGAGATTTTATCATTATTCATTTATCATGAGGCCTTTAATAACTTTAAATTTGGCTATGCCGCCGCTTCAGCCGTGCTTTATATGATAATCATTGCGGTAATCACCATTTTGCAGTTCAGGATCTTGGACGCCAGCAAAGTCACGTATGAGGGATAA
- a CDS encoding M24 family metallopeptidase — protein MSAVRQKEVTQKEKRISDLITKMGLDGVCLSRAINFAWFTGGGNNRVVTGSETGAAALVILGDRKYIVAPKNEIERFLEEQVPDLGFEPWTYEWYESREKAIADLVGSRKIGTDIPMGGWPVLGADLNRLRYSLTGEEIARAREIGAICSRELAATCVNISPGMTEWEVQAELSYRLIKYGVRPAVLLVGTDERAFKHRHPVPTDKRLDKYAIIGLVGEKDGLHLALTRSVYFGRLPEHLRRLYDVALKVEAAFLQASKVGAGSQFIFDQGREAYAAAGFPDEWQRHHQGGAIGYAPREYRAGEGGGETIQPNQMLAWNPTVQGTKCEDTVLVQDGGGLEFLTSVPGWWPVATLELGRQEVSRPLILER, from the coding sequence ATGAGTGCCGTCAGGCAGAAAGAAGTAACACAAAAAGAAAAACGTATCAGTGATTTAATCACCAAGATGGGCCTGGATGGCGTCTGCCTTTCCCGGGCCATCAATTTCGCCTGGTTTACAGGCGGAGGTAATAACCGCGTCGTGACCGGTTCGGAAACGGGAGCCGCTGCCCTGGTGATCCTGGGCGACAGGAAGTATATAGTAGCCCCCAAAAATGAAATCGAGCGTTTCCTGGAGGAGCAGGTGCCCGATCTGGGCTTTGAGCCCTGGACCTATGAATGGTATGAGAGCAGGGAAAAGGCCATTGCGGACCTCGTTGGCAGCCGCAAGATTGGCACCGATATACCCATGGGCGGCTGGCCGGTGCTGGGCGCCGACCTCAACCGGCTCCGCTACAGCCTGACGGGAGAGGAGATTGCCCGGGCCAGGGAAATAGGTGCGATTTGTTCCAGGGAGCTGGCCGCCACCTGCGTTAATATAAGCCCGGGAATGACGGAATGGGAGGTCCAGGCCGAGCTATCTTACCGTCTCATCAAGTATGGCGTACGGCCGGCTGTATTGCTGGTAGGTACTGATGAACGTGCCTTTAAGCACCGCCATCCTGTACCAACGGACAAAAGGCTGGATAAATATGCCATCATCGGCCTGGTGGGCGAAAAAGACGGCCTGCATTTGGCCCTGACCAGGTCGGTCTATTTTGGCCGGCTACCGGAACACTTGCGCCGGTTATATGATGTGGCTTTAAAGGTAGAAGCAGCCTTCTTGCAGGCTAGTAAAGTTGGTGCCGGCAGCCAGTTCATCTTTGACCAGGGTCGGGAGGCTTATGCTGCAGCCGGTTTCCCGGACGAGTGGCAGCGCCATCACCAGGGGGGAGCCATTGGCTACGCGCCCCGGGAATACCGGGCCGGCGAAGGTGGCGGAGAAACTATCCAGCCCAACCAGATGCTGGCCTGGAATCCTACCGTCCAGGGCACCAAATGTGAAGACACGGTGCTGGTGCAGGATGGAGGTGGCCTGGAATTTTTAACCTCAGTGCCGGGATGGTGGCCGGTAGCAACGTTAGAGCTTGGACGGCAAGAGGTCAGTCGACCCCTTATTCTAGAGAGGTAA
- a CDS encoding nucleotidyltransferase domain-containing protein gives MNLNRYSFTREEKEAIIKIIKAYLANIPSIKFAYLHGSFLGDLPSRDIDIAIYYDPALTPNDQLDLSLTISSELSFKLRLPVDAHSLNATSLSFAYEATKGMVIISNDEQARLDFLENTWINYFDFEPLMREALFDLLRLGS, from the coding sequence ATGAACTTAAATAGATATTCCTTTACCCGGGAAGAGAAAGAAGCCATTATCAAAATCATTAAGGCCTATTTAGCTAATATACCGTCCATAAAATTTGCCTATCTCCACGGATCGTTTTTAGGGGATTTACCTTCCCGCGACATTGATATAGCAATTTATTATGATCCTGCTCTTACCCCCAACGATCAACTTGATTTATCTTTAACTATTTCCTCAGAATTGAGTTTCAAGTTAAGGTTACCGGTTGATGCCCATAGTTTAAACGCAACTTCACTTTCTTTCGCTTATGAAGCTACTAAAGGTATGGTTATTATTTCCAATGATGAACAAGCGCGACTTGACTTTTTAGAAAACACCTGGATAAATTATTTTGATTTTGAACCTCTGATGCGGGAGGCCCTTTTTGACCTGCTGCGGTTAGGAAGTTAA
- a CDS encoding L-fucose/L-arabinose isomerase family protein: protein MVATGINVGVIMLGRPQFDITLAQKHYRAALRILEQQGINIFAVEEPITTPEEVEIAFTKIHGHNLQAIVVFQGTFCDASIILTLRENTDLPMVIWAVKEQPTGERLRLNSLCGLNLAANALVAGNKQFKAVYGDIDSPATVREVVAFLRAAASMAWLKGKKIGVAGNRPAGFYASNFNEVDLYAKLGIKVEYIPLNKVFAAAASMNPDHAKEKIQGLDGLAGRSAGEINKSLQAYLALKEIIKENRYDAVAVECWPAFMTEFAGAACYAVSQLNDDGISAACEADVNGAATILIGQFLSGQPVFFADLVIGDEEEDTLTFWHCGAAPRTLAASNVVPVAGVHPNRKMALSVNFPLKEGEVTITRLSPGPDGRLRLLVVEGEGLEAGLLFQGNTLLVKMQQPVRQLIAKFLQKGLEHHYVIIYGNYSLELKELGKLVGLEILE, encoded by the coding sequence ATGGTAGCCACAGGTATAAACGTGGGAGTAATTATGCTGGGGAGGCCCCAATTTGATATTACCCTGGCCCAAAAACATTATCGCGCTGCCTTAAGAATTTTAGAGCAGCAGGGCATAAATATCTTCGCGGTAGAAGAGCCCATTACAACTCCCGAGGAAGTAGAAATTGCGTTCACCAAAATTCATGGCCACAACCTCCAGGCCATAGTAGTCTTTCAGGGTACTTTTTGTGATGCTTCCATAATTCTTACCTTAAGGGAAAATACTGACCTGCCTATGGTTATTTGGGCGGTTAAAGAACAACCCACCGGTGAAAGATTGAGGTTAAATTCATTATGCGGTTTAAACCTGGCAGCAAACGCCCTGGTGGCCGGTAATAAGCAATTTAAAGCGGTATATGGAGATATTGATTCCCCAGCAACTGTAAGAGAAGTAGTAGCCTTTTTGCGTGCCGCTGCATCTATGGCTTGGCTGAAAGGCAAAAAAATTGGCGTCGCAGGCAACCGTCCAGCCGGATTCTATGCCTCAAATTTTAACGAAGTCGATCTTTATGCTAAACTTGGCATAAAAGTAGAATATATCCCTTTAAATAAGGTTTTTGCTGCTGCTGCCAGCATGAATCCGGACCACGCCAAAGAAAAGATACAGGGCCTGGACGGACTGGCAGGGAGGTCGGCAGGAGAAATAAACAAGTCTTTACAAGCCTACCTGGCCCTGAAGGAAATTATTAAAGAGAACAGGTATGATGCGGTTGCTGTCGAATGCTGGCCGGCTTTTATGACAGAGTTTGCCGGTGCGGCGTGTTATGCAGTAAGCCAGTTGAATGACGACGGTATCAGCGCTGCCTGTGAGGCCGATGTTAACGGTGCGGCTACCATACTCATAGGACAATTTTTATCAGGCCAGCCGGTTTTTTTTGCTGATCTGGTTATTGGTGATGAAGAGGAAGACACTTTAACCTTCTGGCACTGCGGGGCGGCCCCACGCACACTAGCAGCGAGTAACGTGGTGCCGGTAGCCGGCGTGCATCCTAATCGAAAGATGGCGCTATCAGTTAATTTTCCCTTAAAAGAAGGCGAGGTCACCATTACGCGTCTCAGCCCGGGTCCTGACGGGCGATTGCGCCTTTTGGTTGTTGAAGGAGAGGGATTAGAAGCCGGCCTCCTTTTTCAGGGCAATACTTTGCTGGTAAAAATGCAGCAACCTGTCAGGCAATTAATCGCCAAATTCTTACAAAAAGGGCTAGAACATCATTACGTTATAATATATGGCAATTATAGTTTAGAACTAAAAGAGCTGGGCAAACTGGTTGGACTGGAGATTCTTGAATAG
- the hepT gene encoding type VII toxin-antitoxin system HepT family RNase toxin, translated as MVYRDLNIARLSQKVADIKDALAVLRDYAARNDEDFLNNAEAIRSAKYAFIILIEAATNIANHLCARLLNLAPTSYAESFLLLGENKLIDDALAKRLGKMTGFRNLLVHGYGKIDNKKMLKTMREDLGDLDAFLASLQNIIQRENKPDELK; from the coding sequence ATGGTTTATAGGGATCTTAACATAGCCCGTCTCAGCCAAAAAGTTGCTGATATCAAGGATGCTTTGGCTGTGTTGCGCGATTATGCAGCCCGCAACGATGAGGACTTTTTAAACAATGCGGAAGCTATCAGGTCAGCCAAGTATGCTTTTATTATTCTTATCGAAGCGGCCACCAACATAGCCAATCATCTCTGTGCCAGGTTATTAAATCTAGCCCCAACCAGTTATGCCGAAAGTTTCTTATTGCTGGGGGAAAATAAGCTGATTGATGATGCTCTGGCTAAACGGCTGGGGAAAATGACCGGTTTTCGCAACCTTTTAGTGCACGGCTATGGAAAAATTGATAACAAAAAAATGCTCAAAACTATGCGTGAAGATTTGGGTGACCTCGATGCTTTCCTGGCCAGTTTACAAAACATAATTCAAAGGGAGAATAAACCGGATGAACTTAAATAG
- a CDS encoding ABC transporter substrate-binding protein: MKKRIAVALSMFIIASLILAGCGGAKNSSEGQKAAGQEKVTIRFAHWRGEDLEAFNKIIQQFQKENPNIVVNQSVETSEQYRTKIQAELQGGEGPDIFATMPGSDFAALSSANAYVDLSGSSFLGNFNPELLKPGQINGKQYAIPYQLVYNIPVYNKDIFQKYNLEPPKDWQGFLALCQKLKDNGITPIILDSEIGFGQFINPMLMNNMPSGDTLSKVQKGEAKLTDPWFVTTLKQFKELNDKGYFQKDVLGTKKAGAAALFAQGKGAMLAQGSYMMATIKQQNPNIHQGLLAPITVPADQMKYEGIHTATFMLGINSKSKNIEAAKKFLEYLFRPDIASQYANATGQLLTVNNVKYDSPELTEQSKWLSKKTLFQPRYMITVREVETAVTNAIADVLSGMSPEDAAAKAQKAVDMVVKKQ, encoded by the coding sequence ATGAAAAAAAGAATTGCCGTCGCGCTGTCAATGTTTATTATTGCCAGTCTTATCCTGGCCGGGTGTGGAGGAGCCAAAAATTCGAGTGAAGGGCAAAAGGCGGCCGGGCAAGAGAAGGTGACTATTCGTTTCGCCCACTGGCGTGGGGAGGACCTGGAAGCCTTCAACAAAATTATCCAGCAATTTCAAAAGGAAAATCCCAATATAGTTGTGAACCAGAGTGTTGAAACTTCAGAGCAGTACCGGACCAAGATACAGGCAGAGTTACAAGGCGGAGAAGGGCCGGATATTTTCGCTACTATGCCGGGCAGCGATTTTGCTGCTTTATCCTCCGCCAATGCCTATGTTGATTTAAGCGGCTCGAGCTTTTTGGGTAATTTCAATCCCGAGCTTTTGAAACCCGGGCAGATTAATGGCAAACAATATGCAATTCCTTACCAGTTAGTTTATAATATTCCTGTTTACAACAAAGACATTTTTCAAAAGTATAATTTGGAACCCCCGAAGGACTGGCAAGGATTTTTGGCTCTATGTCAGAAATTAAAAGATAACGGCATTACACCAATTATCCTGGACAGTGAGATTGGTTTTGGCCAATTTATTAATCCCATGCTAATGAATAATATGCCGTCTGGAGATACATTAAGTAAAGTCCAGAAGGGCGAAGCCAAGCTAACTGATCCCTGGTTTGTTACTACCTTGAAACAATTCAAAGAACTCAATGACAAAGGTTATTTCCAGAAGGATGTATTAGGAACCAAAAAAGCCGGGGCTGCAGCCCTGTTTGCCCAGGGTAAGGGCGCTATGTTAGCCCAGGGATCCTATATGATGGCTACCATCAAACAACAAAATCCTAATATACACCAGGGTCTGCTGGCCCCTATAACTGTACCGGCCGATCAAATGAAATATGAAGGTATTCATACCGCTACTTTCATGTTAGGCATCAACAGCAAGTCTAAAAATATCGAGGCCGCCAAGAAATTCCTGGAGTATCTCTTCCGGCCGGATATTGCCAGTCAATATGCCAACGCTACCGGGCAGCTTTTAACTGTTAATAACGTCAAATATGATTCTCCCGAGTTAACCGAGCAATCCAAGTGGCTCTCAAAAAAGACTTTATTCCAACCACGTTATATGATTACGGTGCGAGAAGTAGAAACTGCGGTCACCAATGCAATAGCGGATGTTTTAAGTGGTATGTCGCCTGAAGATGCTGCTGCTAAAGCCCAGAAGGCCGTAGATATGGTTGTCAAGAAACAATAA
- a CDS encoding superoxide dismutase, with amino-acid sequence MVEVQNFWPLWPVVPPGGHQLPPLPYPYNALEPVISERQLRIHHDRHHLAYVEGLNKAELKLVEARQKGDFALVKHWERELAFHGSGHILHSIYWTVMSPWAGGGPGSLLREKINSYFGSMTAFQEQLMKAAIDVEGSGWAILIWQPAWSRLEILTAEKHQKTQWGGIPILVLDVWEHAYYLDYQNRRADYVKAWWQLVNWAEVEKRLQMALAARIPLTLL; translated from the coding sequence ATGGTAGAAGTGCAAAATTTTTGGCCGTTATGGCCGGTGGTGCCCCCGGGCGGTCACCAGTTACCGCCCCTGCCTTATCCATATAATGCTTTAGAACCGGTAATCAGCGAAAGGCAACTGCGCATCCACCATGACCGCCATCACCTGGCTTATGTCGAGGGGCTCAACAAAGCGGAGTTAAAGCTGGTTGAAGCGCGGCAAAAAGGGGACTTTGCCCTGGTGAAGCACTGGGAGCGGGAGCTGGCGTTTCACGGTTCGGGCCATATTCTGCACAGCATCTATTGGACGGTGATGAGCCCGTGGGCGGGAGGCGGGCCAGGGAGTTTACTGCGGGAGAAAATAAACAGTTATTTTGGTAGCATGACGGCCTTCCAGGAGCAGTTAATGAAAGCGGCTATTGATGTGGAAGGCTCCGGCTGGGCGATTTTAATCTGGCAGCCGGCCTGGAGTCGTCTGGAAATCCTGACAGCAGAGAAGCACCAGAAGACCCAGTGGGGTGGCATCCCCATCCTGGTGCTGGATGTGTGGGAACACGCCTATTACCTGGACTACCAGAACCGGCGCGCCGACTATGTTAAGGCCTGGTGGCAACTGGTGAACTGGGCGGAAGTGGAAAAGCGCCTGCAGATGGCTCTTGCGGCTAGAATACCCTTAACCTTATTATAA
- a CDS encoding radical SAM protein, with product MAVYPGYLDSSRSGRLKDLAAGLMERLKDCTICPHHCHVNRQKGELGFCRAGWEVEIGGYGPHFGEEPPLVGRGGSGTIFFSHCNLACVFCQNFDISRGHHGEKVSLEKLARIMLSLQARGCHNINLVTPSHYVPQIIAALAIAAETGLKLPLVYNCGGYEEKATLEEIAGLIDIYMPDFKYADPEVGKRLSHVPDYPQVAKEAIKEMQRQVGDLQVDAEGIARRGLIIRHLVLPGGLAGTKEVMEFIAREISPYAYINVMNQYYPAYEAYRYGPLSRRITREEFKEALKAARRASPHFRLAK from the coding sequence ATGGCTGTCTACCCGGGTTACCTGGATAGCTCCAGGAGCGGCAGGCTAAAGGACCTGGCTGCCGGGCTTATGGAGCGCCTTAAGGATTGCACTATTTGTCCCCACCATTGCCATGTCAACCGGCAAAAAGGGGAGCTGGGCTTTTGCCGGGCGGGCTGGGAGGTGGAAATCGGCGGCTATGGCCCCCACTTTGGCGAGGAGCCGCCCCTGGTGGGCAGGGGTGGCTCGGGGACCATTTTCTTTAGCCACTGCAACTTAGCATGCGTCTTTTGCCAGAACTTCGATATCAGCCGTGGGCACCATGGCGAAAAGGTTTCCCTGGAGAAGCTGGCTCGCATTATGCTCTCCTTACAGGCCCGGGGCTGCCATAACATCAACCTGGTGACGCCTTCCCATTATGTCCCCCAGATTATCGCCGCCCTGGCCATTGCCGCCGAAACGGGCCTCAAGCTACCTCTGGTTTATAACTGTGGCGGTTATGAAGAGAAGGCGACCCTGGAGGAGATTGCCGGCCTTATAGACATCTACATGCCGGACTTTAAGTATGCTGATCCTGAGGTTGGCAAACGCCTTTCCCATGTGCCGGATTATCCCCAGGTGGCTAAGGAAGCTATCAAAGAAATGCAGCGCCAGGTGGGCGACCTGCAGGTGGATGCAGAAGGTATAGCGAGGCGAGGGTTAATTATTCGCCACCTGGTCCTGCCGGGGGGCCTGGCCGGAACGAAGGAGGTCATGGAATTTATCGCCCGGGAAATCTCACCCTATGCTTACATTAACGTCATGAACCAGTATTACCCGGCCTACGAGGCCTACCGCTATGGCCCTTTGAGCCGGCGGATTACCAGAGAAGAGTTTAAAGAGGCTTTAAAGGCAGCCCGCCGGGCCAGCCCCCATTTCCGCCTTGCCAAATAG